The Plodia interpunctella isolate USDA-ARS_2022_Savannah chromosome 11, ilPloInte3.2, whole genome shotgun sequence genome includes a window with the following:
- the ND-PDSW gene encoding NADH dehydrogenase [ubiquinone] 1 beta subcomplex subunit 10 yields the protein MGHGGEDDNLFRAFIHALYSTIDAPVVWFRENIVEPNQKKYPWYHQTFRRVPTIDQCYSDDAICDYEANAQFKRDKMVDSEILSILRQRYEDCMLYESPDHLTMCKPLLDKYKDAEEAWFIKYGDLGAYSDARKAYMKQKHRMIWERRNGHLSEQTKE from the exons atggGCCATGGTGGTGAAGATGATAATCTCTTTCGTGCATTCATTCATGCACTATATTCCACTATAGATGCTCCGGTAGTATGGTTCAGAG aGAATATCGTTGAGCCAAACCAGAAGAAATATCCTTGGTATCATCAGACCTTCCGCCGTGTACCGACTATTGATCAGTGCTATTCCGACGATGCCATCTGCGATTACGAAGCGAATGCTCAATTCAAACGTGATAA aatGGTTGATTCAGAAATCTTGAGCATTCTGCGTCAACGCTATGAAGACTGCATGCTGTATGAATCACCTGATCACTTGACTATGTGCAAGCCTCTGCTTGACAAGTACAAAGATGCTGAAGAAGCCTGGTTCATCAAAT ATGGGGACCTTGGAGCATATTCTGATGCCAGGAAAGCATACATGAAGCAAAAACATCGTATGATTTGGGAAAGGCGCAATGGTCACCTTTCGGAACAAACGAAAGAATGA
- the Marf1 gene encoding meiosis regulator and mRNA stability factor 1 isoform X2, protein MRRFGELHSAPAALLLISGDINFAADLSDFRHRKNMEVILVHKQNTSTALISCASSHYCYNELTLNLPRNPKIQSLSQSEEEEPVSCEIEVGNLPVDLPPERVSRRLRRLADNCGGKVLRVTAKTALLKFPTLDHSMRALKRMDGEDVFGRKITTRYAHSVFQPVYSSDEGYSTAPPSHPLPRAVPGPPPCPSPREVPRPQSIPNEWSLALQQLPGHPPPSDCQPHKPRKIRGTHGSVNLDRSGCSSSNSGDDSRRETSQSRAVSPWNCSSVSEQSEDSDSTAELSVSNLPPYEPHVLQEMLTILFSQYVPVVRVSIWAAGEGPQASVVLRSEWDARLAIARVHKRRLDNQWTGRRLELALGRPSPAPNLDVLRARLRAILLDQNNFSLPLLRLRDAYASRHCCALTTSDIAKVKDTVIIHEGFGRMVQLVDLSPVSSAEMEAAPWKCHIHASLSTGHEDGSRILQPVYMEIAALAKNMHVLLEKHGGVLPLLTLVECYEATFPPFAIDPQRGVALELLLRSIPTLEVKDSPSRHLTWQTDSTPPHNNDCSRLSGERERPRTAPALEPMLALFERELTDLLKTASRCTIAFSKLIPAFHHHFGRQCRVADYGFTKLPDLLAALSNTIVVLGSGSSRVITISAAAQSRRWTSDLVKLLKAAPNRSVSPRDIPDLYQITFEKPFNPVDYGVCTLAELVQRVTPQSVIVDVDGTLSLPRRTPTPEERGRTVQFAMEAVELLCYTPNLRMEFSRFVPAYHAHFGRQLRVAHYGCVKLVELFELIPEAVSIYTEASGERSVRLAVKAAKAVMAQRFRAITPVTLADLPQQYATHFGAPPLPDVLDVSSVEQLVYAAGGCVDRGVALSAGAAPRWASAALAAAAALAADRSVARGSTEEYFTSAFRRMRTVEPAVSALAAAGVVELCERRIRLTPAWRTVWRLAQILAERAEPMLADDVLAEYTKRFEPVFPSAELGFGGVVEFLRQYPEVFTSAGAAWSLAAGVAVRCPRPPAHEDYSVHDTPPGQKGSRVFESPKVNIWCSPPASALPAPTALLTHERRRTRLAAHFDVS, encoded by the exons ATGAGACGATTTGGAGAATTGCATTCGGCCCCTGCGGCCCTGTTGCTTATCTCAGGGGATATTAATTTTGCAGCTGATTTAAGCGACTTTAGACATAG GAAAAACATGGAAGTGATATTGGTGCATAAGCAGAACACGTCGACGGCCTTAATATCGTGTGCCTCCTCccattattgttataatgaaTTGACCTTAAATCTTCCTAGAAACCCAaag aTTCAGTCCTTAAGCCAATCGGAGGAGGAAGAGCCAGTTTCATGCGAGATTGAAGTAGGAAACTTGCCTGTGGATCTACCTCCTGAAAGGGTGTCTAGGAGGCTACGGAGGTTGGCCGACAACTGTGGAGGAAAGGTGCTCCGGGTGACCGCGAAAACTGCTTTATTGAAGTTCCCCACGCTTGACCATTCTATGAG AGCACTGAAGCGTATGGATGGAGAAGACGTATTCGGTCGTAAGATAACTACGCGTTACGCCCACAGCGTGTTCCAACCGGTGTACTCCAGTGACGAGGGTTACAGCACCGCGCCGCCGTCACACCCGTTACCCAGGGCGGTGCCCGGTCCACCG CCATGCCCATCACCACGGGAGGTCCCACGCCCCCAAAGCATCCCCAACGAGTGGTCGCTGGCGCTGCAGCAGTTGCCGGGGCACCCGCCGCCCTCCGACTGCCAGCCGCACAAGCCCAGGAAGATCCGCGGCACGCACG GTTCAGTGAACCTGGACCGTTCGGGTTGTTCGTCGAGCAACAGCGGCGACGACAGCCGGCGGGAGACCAGCCAGTCGCGAGCGGTGTCCCCCTGGAACTGCTCCAGCGTGAGCGAGCAGAGCGAGGACAGCGACTCCACTGCCGAGCTCAGTGTGTCCAACCTGCCGCCGTACGAGCCCCACGTCTTACag gaaatGCTGACGATCCTTTTCAGCCAGTACGTGCCGGTCGTCCGCGTGTCCATCTGGGCGGCCGGGGAGGGCCCGCAAGCCTCCGTAGTGTTGCGGTCGGAGTGGGACGCCAGACTCGCCATCGCGCGCGTGCACAAGCGACGCCTCGACAACCAGTGGACCGGCCGCCGCCTCGAGCTGGCCCTCGGCAGGCCCTCCCCCGCCCCCAACCTAGACGTGCTCAGGGCCAGGCTCCGCGCCATCCTCCTCGACCAAAACAACTTCTCCCTCCCCCTTCTCCGCCTTAGAGACGCCTACGCCAGCAGACACTGCTGCGCGCTTACCACCTCGGACATCGCCAAAGTCAAAGATACTGTGATAATCCACGAAGGGTTCGGACGAATGGTCCAATTAGTCGATTTAAGCCCCGTGTCGAGTGCGGAGATGGAAGCGGCGCCTTGGAAATGCCATATCCACGCGTCTCTGAGCACGGGACATGAAGACGGCAGCAGGATTCTGCAGCCCGTATACATGGAGATAGCCGCTTTGGCCAAGAACATGCATGTGCTGTTGGAGAAACATGGAGGGGTGTTGCCCTTGTTAAC GTTGGTGGAGTGCTACGAAGCGACATTCCCGCCATTCGCGATCGATCCCCAGCGGGGCGTGGCCCTAGAACTGTTGCTGCGCAGCATCCCCACGCTGGAGGTCAAGGATAGCCCTTCCAGACATCTCACTTGGCAGACTGACAGCACACCGCCGCATAACA ACGATTGTTCGCGGTTAAGCGGCGAACGCGAGAGGCCTCGCACGGCGCCGGCGTTGGAGCCAATGTTGGCCTTGTTCGAGCGAGAGCTCACCGATCTACTGAAAACTGCATCTCGCTGCACTATCGCTTTCAGCAA ACTGATCCCAGCATTCCATCACCACTTCGGCCGCCAGTGCCGAGTGGCTGATTATGGATTCACCAAACTGCCAGATTTACTCGCCGCTCTAAGCAATACGATTGTT GTGCTCGGTTCAGGCTCGTCCCGAGTGATAACGATATCAGCGGCCGCTCAAAGCCGGCGATGGACATCGGACCTCGTGAAGCTACTCAAAGCGGCGCCGAATCGCTCAGTCTCACCCCGCGACATTCCGGACTTGTACCAAATCACATTCGAAAAACCGTTCAATCCAGTAGACTACGGTGTTTGCACGTTAGCGGAATTGGTGCAAAGAGTGACCCCGCAGTCTGTGATCGTCGATGTCGACGGCACGCTGTCGCTGCCTCGCAGGACTCCTACTCCAGAAGAAAGGGGTCGCACCGTCCAGTTTGCTATGGag GCCGTAGAATTGCTCTGCTACACACCAAACCTGCGTATGGAATTCTCCCGCTTCGTGCCCGCGTACCACGCTCATTTCGGCCGGCAACTTCGTGTAGCTCACTACGGCTGTGTCAAATTAGTGGAGCTCTTCGAATTGATACCGGAAGCTGTGTCGATATACACGGAGGCCAGCGGGGAAAGAAGCGTGCGGTTGGCTGTGAAAGCGGCGAAGGCTGTTATGGCGCAGCGGTTTAGGGCCATCACCCCGGTTACCTTGGCTGATCTGCCGCAACAGTACGCGACGCATTTTGGTGCTCCACCGTTG CCGGACGTCCTGGACGTGTCGTCAGTGGAGCAGCTGGTGTACGCGGCGGGCGGCTGCGTGGACCGCGGCGTGGCGCTGAGCGCGGGCGCGGCTCCGCGCTGGGCCAGCGCCGCgctcgccgccgccgccgcgctcgCCGCCGACCGCAGCGTCGCCAGGG GTTCAACGGAAGAGTACTTCACGTCTGCGTTCCGACGCATGCGCACAGTGGAGCCGGCGGTCAGCGCCCTCGCCGCGGCGGGCGTGGTGGAGCTGTGCGAGCGCCGCATCCGGCTGACGCCCGCGTGGCGCACGGTGTGGAGACTCGCGCAGATATTGGCCGAGCGCGCCGAACCGATGCTCGCTGACGATGTGCTCGCCGAATACACGAAGAGGTTCGAGCCCGTGTTCCCTAGCGCTGAACTGG gTTTCGGCGGTGTAGTGGAGTTCCTACGTCAATACCCAGAGGTGTTCACGAGCGCGGGCGCGGCGTGGTCGCTGGCGGCGGGCGTGGCCGTGCGCTGTCCGCGTCCGCCCGCGCACGAGGACTACTCCGTGCACGACACCCCGCCCGGACAGAAG GGTTCCCGCGTGTTCGAATCGCCAAAAGTGAACATATGGTGCTCCCCGCCGGCCAGCGCGTTGCCGGCGCCCACTGCCTTGCTTACGCATGAAAGAC GTCGGACGCGGCTGGCAGCGCATTTCGACGTATCATAA
- the Marf1 gene encoding meiosis regulator and mRNA stability factor 1 isoform X1: MNLTHLFESTEISSKEARSHSAQGIATTNGSPTMKIPLPPRLWITDIEDDSSDDMSGVKEDGVLTTERTRVRSRYRHKQRSVVNIPIGIFWDIENCQVPRGCSAIDVVSAIRSKFLVGRREADFVVVCDVRKESSYRLQELNDAQVSLIHVCCTQKNAADEKLRQCMRRFGELHSAPAALLLISGDINFAADLSDFRHRKNMEVILVHKQNTSTALISCASSHYCYNELTLNLPRNPKIQSLSQSEEEEPVSCEIEVGNLPVDLPPERVSRRLRRLADNCGGKVLRVTAKTALLKFPTLDHSMRALKRMDGEDVFGRKITTRYAHSVFQPVYSSDEGYSTAPPSHPLPRAVPGPPPCPSPREVPRPQSIPNEWSLALQQLPGHPPPSDCQPHKPRKIRGTHGSVNLDRSGCSSSNSGDDSRRETSQSRAVSPWNCSSVSEQSEDSDSTAELSVSNLPPYEPHVLQEMLTILFSQYVPVVRVSIWAAGEGPQASVVLRSEWDARLAIARVHKRRLDNQWTGRRLELALGRPSPAPNLDVLRARLRAILLDQNNFSLPLLRLRDAYASRHCCALTTSDIAKVKDTVIIHEGFGRMVQLVDLSPVSSAEMEAAPWKCHIHASLSTGHEDGSRILQPVYMEIAALAKNMHVLLEKHGGVLPLLTLVECYEATFPPFAIDPQRGVALELLLRSIPTLEVKDSPSRHLTWQTDSTPPHNNDCSRLSGERERPRTAPALEPMLALFERELTDLLKTASRCTIAFSKLIPAFHHHFGRQCRVADYGFTKLPDLLAALSNTIVVLGSGSSRVITISAAAQSRRWTSDLVKLLKAAPNRSVSPRDIPDLYQITFEKPFNPVDYGVCTLAELVQRVTPQSVIVDVDGTLSLPRRTPTPEERGRTVQFAMEAVELLCYTPNLRMEFSRFVPAYHAHFGRQLRVAHYGCVKLVELFELIPEAVSIYTEASGERSVRLAVKAAKAVMAQRFRAITPVTLADLPQQYATHFGAPPLPDVLDVSSVEQLVYAAGGCVDRGVALSAGAAPRWASAALAAAAALAADRSVARGSTEEYFTSAFRRMRTVEPAVSALAAAGVVELCERRIRLTPAWRTVWRLAQILAERAEPMLADDVLAEYTKRFEPVFPSAELGFGGVVEFLRQYPEVFTSAGAAWSLAAGVAVRCPRPPAHEDYSVHDTPPGQKGSRVFESPKVNIWCSPPASALPAPTALLTHERRRTRLAAHFDVS; encoded by the exons ATGAATCTTACACATCTTTTTGAGTCCACTGAGATCAGCTCTAAGGAAGCTAGAAGTCATTCAGCTCAAGGTATTGCGACAACCAATGGTAGTCCAACAATGAAAATACCATTGCCACCTCGTTTGTGGATTACAG ATATAGAAGACGATTCGTCTGATGATATGAGTGGTGTGAAGGAAGATGGAGTGTTGACTACAGAAAGAACTCGTGTTAGATCTCGCTACAGACACAAGCAAAGATCTGTAGTCAACATCCCTATTGGTATATTCTGGGATATTGAAAACTGCCAg GTCCCACGTGGGTGCTCTGCAATAGATGTTGTGTCTGCAATTAGAAGTAAATTCTTGGTTGGGCGAAGGGAAGCTGATTTTGTAGTCGTTTGTGATGTCCGAAAGGAATCTTCTTATAGGCTTCAAGAACTGAATGATGCACAA GTTAGCCTAATCCATGTGTGTTGCACACAAAAGAATGCAGCAGACGAGAAGCTGAGACAATGTATGAGACGATTTGGAGAATTGCATTCGGCCCCTGCGGCCCTGTTGCTTATCTCAGGGGATATTAATTTTGCAGCTGATTTAAGCGACTTTAGACATAG GAAAAACATGGAAGTGATATTGGTGCATAAGCAGAACACGTCGACGGCCTTAATATCGTGTGCCTCCTCccattattgttataatgaaTTGACCTTAAATCTTCCTAGAAACCCAaag aTTCAGTCCTTAAGCCAATCGGAGGAGGAAGAGCCAGTTTCATGCGAGATTGAAGTAGGAAACTTGCCTGTGGATCTACCTCCTGAAAGGGTGTCTAGGAGGCTACGGAGGTTGGCCGACAACTGTGGAGGAAAGGTGCTCCGGGTGACCGCGAAAACTGCTTTATTGAAGTTCCCCACGCTTGACCATTCTATGAG AGCACTGAAGCGTATGGATGGAGAAGACGTATTCGGTCGTAAGATAACTACGCGTTACGCCCACAGCGTGTTCCAACCGGTGTACTCCAGTGACGAGGGTTACAGCACCGCGCCGCCGTCACACCCGTTACCCAGGGCGGTGCCCGGTCCACCG CCATGCCCATCACCACGGGAGGTCCCACGCCCCCAAAGCATCCCCAACGAGTGGTCGCTGGCGCTGCAGCAGTTGCCGGGGCACCCGCCGCCCTCCGACTGCCAGCCGCACAAGCCCAGGAAGATCCGCGGCACGCACG GTTCAGTGAACCTGGACCGTTCGGGTTGTTCGTCGAGCAACAGCGGCGACGACAGCCGGCGGGAGACCAGCCAGTCGCGAGCGGTGTCCCCCTGGAACTGCTCCAGCGTGAGCGAGCAGAGCGAGGACAGCGACTCCACTGCCGAGCTCAGTGTGTCCAACCTGCCGCCGTACGAGCCCCACGTCTTACag gaaatGCTGACGATCCTTTTCAGCCAGTACGTGCCGGTCGTCCGCGTGTCCATCTGGGCGGCCGGGGAGGGCCCGCAAGCCTCCGTAGTGTTGCGGTCGGAGTGGGACGCCAGACTCGCCATCGCGCGCGTGCACAAGCGACGCCTCGACAACCAGTGGACCGGCCGCCGCCTCGAGCTGGCCCTCGGCAGGCCCTCCCCCGCCCCCAACCTAGACGTGCTCAGGGCCAGGCTCCGCGCCATCCTCCTCGACCAAAACAACTTCTCCCTCCCCCTTCTCCGCCTTAGAGACGCCTACGCCAGCAGACACTGCTGCGCGCTTACCACCTCGGACATCGCCAAAGTCAAAGATACTGTGATAATCCACGAAGGGTTCGGACGAATGGTCCAATTAGTCGATTTAAGCCCCGTGTCGAGTGCGGAGATGGAAGCGGCGCCTTGGAAATGCCATATCCACGCGTCTCTGAGCACGGGACATGAAGACGGCAGCAGGATTCTGCAGCCCGTATACATGGAGATAGCCGCTTTGGCCAAGAACATGCATGTGCTGTTGGAGAAACATGGAGGGGTGTTGCCCTTGTTAAC GTTGGTGGAGTGCTACGAAGCGACATTCCCGCCATTCGCGATCGATCCCCAGCGGGGCGTGGCCCTAGAACTGTTGCTGCGCAGCATCCCCACGCTGGAGGTCAAGGATAGCCCTTCCAGACATCTCACTTGGCAGACTGACAGCACACCGCCGCATAACA ACGATTGTTCGCGGTTAAGCGGCGAACGCGAGAGGCCTCGCACGGCGCCGGCGTTGGAGCCAATGTTGGCCTTGTTCGAGCGAGAGCTCACCGATCTACTGAAAACTGCATCTCGCTGCACTATCGCTTTCAGCAA ACTGATCCCAGCATTCCATCACCACTTCGGCCGCCAGTGCCGAGTGGCTGATTATGGATTCACCAAACTGCCAGATTTACTCGCCGCTCTAAGCAATACGATTGTT GTGCTCGGTTCAGGCTCGTCCCGAGTGATAACGATATCAGCGGCCGCTCAAAGCCGGCGATGGACATCGGACCTCGTGAAGCTACTCAAAGCGGCGCCGAATCGCTCAGTCTCACCCCGCGACATTCCGGACTTGTACCAAATCACATTCGAAAAACCGTTCAATCCAGTAGACTACGGTGTTTGCACGTTAGCGGAATTGGTGCAAAGAGTGACCCCGCAGTCTGTGATCGTCGATGTCGACGGCACGCTGTCGCTGCCTCGCAGGACTCCTACTCCAGAAGAAAGGGGTCGCACCGTCCAGTTTGCTATGGag GCCGTAGAATTGCTCTGCTACACACCAAACCTGCGTATGGAATTCTCCCGCTTCGTGCCCGCGTACCACGCTCATTTCGGCCGGCAACTTCGTGTAGCTCACTACGGCTGTGTCAAATTAGTGGAGCTCTTCGAATTGATACCGGAAGCTGTGTCGATATACACGGAGGCCAGCGGGGAAAGAAGCGTGCGGTTGGCTGTGAAAGCGGCGAAGGCTGTTATGGCGCAGCGGTTTAGGGCCATCACCCCGGTTACCTTGGCTGATCTGCCGCAACAGTACGCGACGCATTTTGGTGCTCCACCGTTG CCGGACGTCCTGGACGTGTCGTCAGTGGAGCAGCTGGTGTACGCGGCGGGCGGCTGCGTGGACCGCGGCGTGGCGCTGAGCGCGGGCGCGGCTCCGCGCTGGGCCAGCGCCGCgctcgccgccgccgccgcgctcgCCGCCGACCGCAGCGTCGCCAGGG GTTCAACGGAAGAGTACTTCACGTCTGCGTTCCGACGCATGCGCACAGTGGAGCCGGCGGTCAGCGCCCTCGCCGCGGCGGGCGTGGTGGAGCTGTGCGAGCGCCGCATCCGGCTGACGCCCGCGTGGCGCACGGTGTGGAGACTCGCGCAGATATTGGCCGAGCGCGCCGAACCGATGCTCGCTGACGATGTGCTCGCCGAATACACGAAGAGGTTCGAGCCCGTGTTCCCTAGCGCTGAACTGG gTTTCGGCGGTGTAGTGGAGTTCCTACGTCAATACCCAGAGGTGTTCACGAGCGCGGGCGCGGCGTGGTCGCTGGCGGCGGGCGTGGCCGTGCGCTGTCCGCGTCCGCCCGCGCACGAGGACTACTCCGTGCACGACACCCCGCCCGGACAGAAG GGTTCCCGCGTGTTCGAATCGCCAAAAGTGAACATATGGTGCTCCCCGCCGGCCAGCGCGTTGCCGGCGCCCACTGCCTTGCTTACGCATGAAAGAC GTCGGACGCGGCTGGCAGCGCATTTCGACGTATCATAA